From Passer domesticus isolate bPasDom1 chromosome 5, bPasDom1.hap1, whole genome shotgun sequence, the proteins below share one genomic window:
- the KCNA1 gene encoding potassium voltage-gated channel subfamily A member 1: MTVMAGENMDETSALPGHPQDSYQPAAHDDHECCERVVINIAGLRFETQLKTLAQFPNTLLGNPKKRMRYFDPLRNEYFFDRNRPSFDAILYYYQSGGRLRRPVNVPLDMFSEEIKFYELGEEAMEKFREDEGFIKDEERPLPEGEYQRQVWLLFEYPESSGPARVIAIVSVMVILISIVIFCLETLPELKEDKEYTVHRTDNTTQVYKSNIFTDPFFVVETLCIIWFSFELVVRFFACPSKTDFFKNIMNFIDIVAIIPYFITLGTEMAEREGTQKGEQATSLAILRVIRLVRVFRIFKLSRHSKGLQILGQTLKASMRELGLLIFFLFIGVILFSSAVYFAEAEEPESHFTSIPDAFWWAVVSMTTVGYGDMYPVTIGGKIVGSLCAIAGVLTIALPVPVIVSNFNYFYHRETEGEEQAQLLHVSSPNLASDSDLSRRSSSTISKSEYMEIEEDMNNSIDNFREANLRTGNCTVANQNCVNKSKLLTDV; encoded by the coding sequence ATGACCGTGATGGCTGGAGAGAACATGGACGAGACTTCTGCGCTACCTGGCCACCCCCAGGATAGCTACCAGCCCGCTGCCCACGACGACCACGAGTGCTGTGAGCGCGTGGTGATAAACATTGCGGGACTGCGCTTCGAGACACAGCTGAAGACTTTAGCCCAGTTCCCCAACACGCTGCTGGGCAACCCCAAGAAACGCATGCGCTACTTTGACCCTTTGCGCAACGAGTACTTCTTCGACCGCAACCGGCCCAGCTTCGACGCCATCCTCTACTACTACCAGTCCGGGGGTCGGCTGCGCCGGCCTGTCAATGTCCCCCTGGACATGTTCTCTGAGGAGATAAAATTTTATGAGCTGGGTGAGGAGGCCATGGAGAAGTTCCGAGAAGATGAAGGATTCATTAAAGATGAGGAGAGACCCTTGCCGGAGGGGGAGTACCAGCGCCAAGTGTGGCTCCTCTTTGAGTACCCAGAGAGCTCTGGGCCGGCAAGGGTTATTGCCATAGTTTCTGTCATGGTGATCCTCATCTCCATCGTGATCTTCTGCCTAGAGACATTACCTGAGCTGAAGGAGGACAAGGAGTACACAGTGCACCGCACTGACAACACCACCCAGGTCTATAAATCCAACATCTTCACAGATCCCTTCTTTGTTGTGGAGACCCTGTGCATCATCTGGTTCTCTTTTGAGCTGGTGGTGCGCTTCTTTGCTTGCCCAAGCAAGACTGATTTCTTCAAGAACATAATGAACTTCATTGACATTGTGGCCATCATCCCTTACTTCATCACTCTGGGCACTGAGATGGCCGAGCGGGAGGGGActcagaaaggagagcaggccACCTCCTTGGCCATCCTGAGAGTCATCAGACTGGTAAGAGTCTTTCGAATCTTCAAACTCTCCCGGCACTCTAAGGGCCTCCAGATTTTGGGACAGACCCTCAAAGCAAGTATGAGAGAGCTAGGTTTACTaatcttcttcctcttcattgGGGTGATTTTGTTCTCTAGTGCAGTGTATTTTGCTGAGGCTGAAGAACCTGAGTCTCATTTCACAAGTATCCCTGATGCTTTCTGGTGGGCGGTGGTATCCATGACCACTGTGGGCTATGGTGACATGTACCCTGTGACAATTGGAGGCAAAATCGTAGGCTCCTTGTGTGCCATCGCTGGTGTGCTGACAATTGCCCTGCCTGTACCTGTCATCGTGTCCAACTTCAACTACTTCTACCACCGAGAAACAGAAGGGGAAGAACAGGCTCAGTTACTTCACGTTAGCTCCCCTAATTTAGCATCTGACAGTGATCTCAGTCGCCGCAGCTCCTCCACAATCAGCAAATCTGAGTACATGGAAATCGAAGAGGATATGAATAATAGCATAGACAATTTTAGAGAGGCTAATCTCAGAACTGGCAACTGCACTGTAGCCAACCAAAACTGTGTTAATAAAAGCAAGCTGCTGACTGATgtgtaa